Genomic DNA from Acuticoccus sp. MNP-M23:
CTGGGCAGAGGGGCACTCCGCGTCCCAGATCGCCGGGACGATGGGCGGTGTCACGCGCAATGCGGTGATCGGCAAGATCCACCGGCTGGGTCTGTCGGGCCGCGTGAAGACGGCGCGCCCCGCAGCCCGTCGCGCCGCACCGGCGCCCGCCACCGTCTCGCCCGCCGCCGCAGCCGCTGCGGTCCGAACGCCAAAGCCCGCTGCACAACCGCGCGTGATGGCGGCCGGCGCTGCTGCGGTGAAGGTGGTCGAGCGGGAGGTTTTCGAGCCGGCCCCCGTACCTCAGCATGTTGCCGAGGTGGTGCCCTTGCGCGGCGGAATCACGCTGACGGACCTCAGCGCCAGCACATGCCGCTGGCCCATCGGCGATCCGTCCGGCGACAATTTCAGCTTCTGCGGTGCGCGGTCCGAACCTGGCGACACCTACTGCACCGCCCACGCCGACGTGGCATTCCCCGGCCGCACCAACAAGCCGCGCAAGCCCACCGGGCGCTGACGCGGCAACCAATGAGGCGGCGGCGGCGATTGCCGGCGCCGAGCCTGAAAAGCGCCGCTCTCAGTCGGCGCCGAACCTGTCGTCGAAGGCGTAGCCGGCGCCGCGCACTGTGCGGATCGGGTCCGCCTCCTTGCCGCGCTTGAGCTGCTTGCGCAGGCGGCCGATGTGCACGTCCACCGTGCGTTCGTCCACGTAAACGTCCCGCCCCCACACGCCGTCCAGAAGCTGCTCGCGGCTGAACACGCGGCCGGGTGACTGCATCAGAAATTCAAGCAGGCGGAATTCGGTCGGCCCCAGCTTCACCTCGCGGCCGCCCCGCTGCACGCGGTGCATCGTGCGATCCAGCTCCAGGCTGCCAGCGCGCAGCATCGCCGAAACCTTTTCGGGCTTGGAGCGGCGCAGAAGGCCGCGGATGCGGGCCATCAGCTCGGGCGTCGAGAAGGGCTTGGTCACGTAGTCGTCGGCGCCGGTGGCAAGGCCGCGCACCCGCTCGGTCTCCTCGCCGCGCGCCGTCAGCATCACGATGGGCAGATGCTCGGTCTGCGGGCGGGACCGGATCCGGCGGCACAGCTCGATCCCGGACAGGCCCGGCAGCATCCAGTCGAGCACCAGAAGATCGGGCGGCTGTTCCAGAAGGCGCATCTCGGCCTCGTCGCCGCGACTGCACGAATCGACCGCATAGCCTTCCGCTTCGAGGTTGTAGCGCAGGAGAAGCACTAGCGGCTCCTCGTCTTCGACAATCATGATGCGGGGCATTATCGCGCCCCTGGACCGCACCGCATGCGCATCGCTGCCACACGGTTCAACCGCGTCGGGTCCATGCATGAACTAACCTTTGACAAAGTGTCAGCGGCCCCGGTCACCGTCAGCGCAAGCCGACGTTGCCTGTGAAATCCGCAGACAGGTAAGACGACGCGTCGGACTTTTCGCGAGCTTCCGCGGGCTGCTCGCCGGTCACGACGTAGTGGATGGCCTCGGCAATATTTGTCGCGTGATCGCCGATGCGCTCGATGTTCTTTGCGCAGAACAGGAGATGCGTGCAGAACGTGATGTTCCGCGGATTCTCCATCATGTACGTCAGCAGCTCGCGGAAGATGGAGGTGTGGATCGCGTCCACCTCGTCGTCGCGCAGGCGCACGTCCAGCGCAGCCGGCACGTCCTGGCTGGTGAACGCGTCGAGCACCGTTTTCAGCTGCTCCAGCGCAATTTCCGACATGTGCTCGATGCCGAGCGCCACGCGGGGCGGATGCGCGCTGTTCTCGATGGCCAGCAACCGCTTCGCGTTGTTCTTTGCCAGATCGCCGACCCGTTCGAGGTCGGACGAGATGCGCAGGCCCGCCACCAGCTCGCGCAGCGCCTTGCCCTCGGGCCGGTGCGCCACGATCATCTCCACCGTGTGGTTCTCCACGCTGCGCTGCATGGCGTCGAGCTTGCGGTCGGCCGCGATCACCCGGCGTGCGAGGTGCGTGTCGAGCCGCGTCAGCGCGGTCACGCTCTCCATCACCAGCTGCTCGGCCAGCCCGCCCATCTCGGCGATTTCTCCTGCCAGTCGCTGCATCTCGGTAAACTGGTCTCTTACAACAATACCCACGTCATGACTCCGTCCGCCGGACACCACGCAATGACGTGCCACGGCTGCATTCCTACCCAAACACACCAGTTATATACTGGCGTGTGCGCTCCTCTTGAGGATCATTGAAGATCTCTTCAGTTGGTCCTTCCTCGACGAGATAGCCGAGGTGGAAATAGCACGTCTTCTGGCTCACGCGCTCGGCTTGTGCCATCGAGTGCGTCACAATGACGATCGTGTAGTTCTCGCGCAGTTCGTGGATCAGCGTTTCCACGGTGCCGGTTGCGATGGGATCGAGCGCCGAACAAGGCTCGTCCATCAGGATGACTTCGGGGTTCACGGCAATGGCGCGCGCGATGCACAGGCGCTGCTGCTGGCCGCCGGACAGGCCGGTGCCCGCCTCGTTCAGCCTGTCC
This window encodes:
- a CDS encoding GcrA family cell cycle regulator — translated: MSWTDERIEQLRKLWAEGHSASQIAGTMGGVTRNAVIGKIHRLGLSGRVKTARPAARRAAPAPATVSPAAAAAAVRTPKPAAQPRVMAAGAAAVKVVEREVFEPAPVPQHVAEVVPLRGGITLTDLSASTCRWPIGDPSGDNFSFCGARSEPGDTYCTAHADVAFPGRTNKPRKPTGR
- the phoB gene encoding phosphate regulon transcriptional regulator PhoB encodes the protein MPRIMIVEDEEPLVLLLRYNLEAEGYAVDSCSRGDEAEMRLLEQPPDLLVLDWMLPGLSGIELCRRIRSRPQTEHLPIVMLTARGEETERVRGLATGADDYVTKPFSTPELMARIRGLLRRSKPEKVSAMLRAGSLELDRTMHRVQRGGREVKLGPTEFRLLEFLMQSPGRVFSREQLLDGVWGRDVYVDERTVDVHIGRLRKQLKRGKEADPIRTVRGAGYAFDDRFGAD
- the phoU gene encoding phosphate signaling complex protein PhoU — translated: MQRLAGEIAEMGGLAEQLVMESVTALTRLDTHLARRVIAADRKLDAMQRSVENHTVEMIVAHRPEGKALRELVAGLRISSDLERVGDLAKNNAKRLLAIENSAHPPRVALGIEHMSEIALEQLKTVLDAFTSQDVPAALDVRLRDDEVDAIHTSIFRELLTYMMENPRNITFCTHLLFCAKNIERIGDHATNIAEAIHYVVTGEQPAEAREKSDASSYLSADFTGNVGLR